A region from the Naumannella halotolerans genome encodes:
- a CDS encoding ArsR/SmtB family transcription factor, with translation MSVAEQAGGKGRGDVCCAGLVREVADPRSAEVLARAFKALGDATRVRLLSLVAAHEGGEACVCDLTEPVGLAQSTVSHHLKILVEAGLLTRTQRGKWGYYAVSPGALARIGRLLNESAC, from the coding sequence ATGAGCGTTGCGGAACAGGCCGGCGGCAAAGGGCGAGGGGATGTGTGCTGTGCTGGCCTCGTCCGCGAAGTTGCTGACCCCCGTTCCGCGGAGGTGTTGGCGAGGGCGTTCAAAGCTCTCGGTGATGCGACTCGAGTGCGCTTGCTGTCCTTGGTCGCGGCTCACGAGGGTGGCGAAGCGTGCGTGTGTGATCTGACCGAGCCCGTAGGTCTAGCGCAGTCGACGGTGAGTCACCATCTCAAGATCTTGGTCGAGGCGGGTCTGCTTACTCGCACGCAGCGAGGCAAATGGGGCTACTACGCCGTCAGTCCTGGGGCCCTGGCTCGCATCGGCAGACTTCTCAACGAGAGCGCGTGTTAG
- a CDS encoding glycosyltransferase: MRIVVAAAGSRGDAVPFGALAARLQEAGHRVRLLTHESLRDLVADGVPTIGVASDPAQLLTGPAAAALRRGDLRGLNRTRGEFAAFLAAFHDPAQRELAGAGLLIASTMAIAAVDAALERGVPVIRAHLWPENTALTGPMPLLPYGWRIPAPLRRGMRAGLRRVEPYLAGFDGGWVRGRLRLRPHHRAGLTTHTHGTMFALSPLLLGAEPVGGYATGWWTGPPEGGLSAATVDLLSRPGTWLHIGFGSMPQTLPEQVLELVSAAARRVGVRAVVQLPGAEGLDDGTVCGIGTEPHAALFDRVALSVHHGGSGTTGVAVGAGIASVVVPHLADQFWWGHRLQALGLAPPLLPRPLLSPDRLARRIEVALRAAVRRRCAEIGERVRAEDGTGAAVRFVECAVADGGRR, encoded by the coding sequence ATGAGGATCGTCGTCGCGGCCGCCGGCAGCCGCGGTGATGCCGTACCGTTCGGCGCGCTCGCGGCCCGGTTGCAGGAGGCCGGCCACCGGGTCCGGCTGCTCACCCACGAATCGTTGCGCGATCTGGTTGCCGACGGTGTGCCGACGATCGGGGTGGCCAGCGATCCCGCGCAGTTGCTGACCGGACCGGCCGCCGCGGCGCTGCGCCGGGGCGACCTGCGGGGGTTGAACCGTACCCGCGGTGAGTTCGCTGCCTTCCTGGCCGCCTTCCACGACCCGGCGCAGCGCGAACTCGCGGGGGCGGGACTGCTGATCGCCTCCACGATGGCGATCGCGGCGGTCGACGCAGCGCTCGAGCGTGGCGTACCGGTGATCCGGGCCCATCTGTGGCCGGAGAACACCGCACTGACCGGTCCGATGCCGTTGCTGCCGTACGGCTGGCGGATCCCCGCTCCGTTGCGCCGCGGGATGCGGGCCGGGTTGCGGCGGGTGGAGCCGTACCTGGCCGGTTTCGACGGCGGTTGGGTGCGCGGCCGGTTGCGGCTGCGGCCGCATCATCGGGCCGGACTGACCACCCACACCCATGGCACGATGTTCGCGCTCAGCCCGCTGCTGCTGGGTGCCGAACCGGTCGGCGGGTACGCCACGGGGTGGTGGACCGGCCCACCGGAGGGCGGGCTGAGCGCTGCCACCGTCGACCTGCTGTCCCGCCCGGGTACCTGGCTGCACATCGGCTTCGGGTCGATGCCGCAGACCCTTCCCGAACAGGTGCTCGAGCTCGTCTCCGCCGCGGCCCGGCGGGTCGGGGTGCGGGCCGTGGTGCAACTGCCCGGCGCCGAGGGATTGGACGACGGCACGGTGTGCGGGATCGGCACCGAACCCCATGCCGCGCTGTTCGACCGGGTCGCGCTCTCGGTCCACCACGGCGGCTCGGGCACCACTGGCGTGGCGGTCGGTGCCGGGATCGCGTCGGTGGTCGTACCGCATCTGGCAGATCAGTTCTGGTGGGGCCATCGGCTGCAGGCGCTCGGTCTGGCTCCACCGCTGCTGCCGCGACCGTTGCTGAGCCCGGACCGGCTGGCCCGCCGGATCGAGGTCGCTCTGCGAGCGGCGGTCCGGCGCCGCTGTGCCGAGATCGGTGAGCGGGTACGGGCCGAGGACGGTACCGGCGCGGCGGTGCGCTTCGTCGAGTGCGCGGTCGCGGACGGTGGGCGCCGATGA
- a CDS encoding mismatch-specific DNA-glycosylase, whose protein sequence is MSVAVRQVPRLAVPDLIGPGCRLLFAGINPGLWSARTGAHFARPGNRFWPALYAAGITDRLLDMSEGESAVDRDYLISRGIGITNVVRRPSARADELSTAEFRAGGERLRRFVTRHHPAVIAFAGIGAYRTAMGKPKARTGEQPESWGRTRVWVVPNPSGLNAHETVQSLAAAYAQAARAAGIPGVID, encoded by the coding sequence ATGTCGGTGGCGGTGAGGCAGGTGCCGCGACTGGCCGTACCCGATCTGATCGGCCCGGGATGTCGATTGCTGTTCGCCGGGATCAACCCCGGTCTGTGGTCGGCCCGTACCGGTGCCCATTTCGCCCGACCGGGCAATCGCTTCTGGCCGGCGCTGTATGCCGCCGGGATCACCGACCGGTTGCTGGACATGTCCGAGGGCGAGTCGGCCGTCGACCGGGACTATCTCATCTCCCGCGGGATCGGGATCACCAATGTGGTCCGGCGGCCGAGTGCCCGGGCCGATGAGCTGAGCACCGCGGAGTTCCGCGCCGGTGGGGAGCGGCTGCGACGGTTCGTCACCCGGCACCACCCGGCGGTGATCGCCTTCGCCGGGATCGGGGCCTACCGCACCGCCATGGGGAAACCGAAGGCGAGGACCGGTGAACAACCCGAGTCGTGGGGACGGACCCGGGTCTGGGTGGTACCGAATCCGAGCGGGCTGAATGCCCACGAAACCGTGCAATCCCTGGCCGCCGCCTACGCGCAGGCCGCCCGGGCAGCCGGGATCCCGGGAGTCATCGATTAG
- a CDS encoding SLC13 family permease: MIELAERALPVLGFLLAMTIIAELAERCGLFALIADRLGRWSRGSVPVLWAGLVVVALAATIFLSLDTTAVLLTPVVLALAQRMSVDPRLFAYTCVWLANTGSLLLPVSNLTNLLSLSSTNSSTLDFLSRIWPAALTAAVITVGVLAIMFRRTLAVRGVVDDRPVAPANRGLLIGQAMIIIALAVAIVVGAEISLASLIAAALSIVLTAIVDRSLLRRLPLPWRMMLGVGLLLVVVEIARQLVLDAWFARFELPDSLSGSLLLAGLGAGLSNLINNLPAYLTLEPLAQTPALSASLLVGVNAGPLITPWASLATLLWAGRCRAAGVRIGWGDFALRGLLLTALVVPLATASLFLTG, encoded by the coding sequence GTGATCGAACTGGCCGAACGGGCACTACCGGTGCTCGGGTTCCTGCTGGCCATGACGATCATCGCCGAGCTGGCCGAGCGCTGCGGGCTCTTCGCTCTGATCGCCGACCGCTTGGGCCGCTGGTCGCGAGGCTCGGTGCCCGTGCTCTGGGCCGGGCTGGTCGTCGTCGCCCTGGCGGCGACCATCTTCCTCTCCTTGGACACGACAGCCGTGCTGTTGACACCGGTGGTGCTGGCACTGGCCCAGCGGATGTCCGTCGATCCCCGGCTGTTCGCCTACACCTGCGTCTGGCTGGCCAACACCGGCTCACTGCTGCTGCCGGTCTCCAACCTGACCAATCTGTTGTCGCTGTCGTCGACGAACTCCTCGACCCTCGATTTCCTCTCCCGGATCTGGCCGGCGGCCCTCACCGCGGCAGTGATCACCGTCGGCGTCCTGGCGATCATGTTCCGCCGTACCCTGGCTGTCCGCGGCGTCGTCGACGATCGGCCGGTCGCGCCGGCGAACCGCGGATTGCTGATCGGTCAGGCCATGATCATCATCGCCCTGGCCGTCGCAATCGTGGTCGGTGCCGAGATCAGCCTCGCATCCCTGATCGCGGCAGCGCTGTCGATCGTCCTGACCGCGATCGTCGATCGCAGTCTGCTCCGGCGGCTCCCACTGCCGTGGCGGATGATGCTCGGGGTCGGCCTGCTGCTGGTGGTGGTCGAGATCGCCCGTCAGCTGGTCCTGGACGCCTGGTTCGCCCGGTTCGAGCTCCCCGACTCGTTGTCGGGATCGTTGCTGCTCGCGGGGCTGGGCGCCGGGTTGTCGAACCTGATCAACAATCTGCCCGCGTACCTCACCCTGGAGCCGCTGGCGCAGACCCCGGCGCTGTCGGCCTCACTGCTGGTCGGCGTGAACGCCGGCCCCTTGATCACCCCTTGGGCCAGTCTGGCCACCTTGTTGTGGGCGGGCCGCTGCCGCGCTGCCGGGGTACGGATCGGCTGGGGCGACTTCGCCCTCCGCGGACTGCTGTTGACGGCGTTGGTTGTCCCGCTGGCGACGGCGTCGCTGTTCCTGACCGGTTGA
- a CDS encoding glycosyltransferase family 39 protein, whose amino-acid sequence MSSLAAGRLGATVAGCWSRRPAGAAAALTVFVVLLLLAGRYGPHGDELYFRMLPLDWWYVDQPPLTVWLSRAAASISDAFWVQRVPAALAAAGGALLTAAFPRVLGYGSQVQSVAAWAHASTVYPLIVGHVFLTSSLDLLAWQGIVLLVVMAARGRVWSLAWAGAVAGIACWNKLLIIPLLGALVISLLIMRRDLLFSRAGAVGAAVATLVGGPQVLAQAMHGWPMRAVSGDLVAANAGVNRWLVLPLLVAFVGPPLFGVCLRGLRCSTYPSPIGLLAPAAIVLVGWNLVAPAQPYYAVGLFLCALAIGWGPVSEGAGVIWRHARSVIAANAVIGAVIALPVLPVPSAVHGVVAAVNPVARDQVGWADWVAQADRARGGTPAAVVTDAYALAGAIHFYGSSAGEPIEVASGHNALWDLGPPAAEQVLLVGPRAVARSADFTECRAAGRLSDLHRDSFGVAGSPMLWCSGPIGGWAAIWPAFRHLGA is encoded by the coding sequence ATGAGCAGCCTGGCTGCCGGACGGCTCGGCGCGACGGTCGCCGGTTGCTGGTCCCGGAGGCCCGCCGGTGCGGCTGCCGCGTTGACGGTGTTCGTGGTGCTGTTGTTGCTCGCCGGTAGGTACGGACCGCACGGCGACGAGTTGTACTTCCGGATGCTGCCGCTGGACTGGTGGTACGTCGACCAGCCGCCGCTGACGGTGTGGCTGAGCCGGGCGGCGGCTTCGATCAGCGATGCCTTCTGGGTGCAGCGGGTGCCGGCGGCGCTGGCCGCGGCCGGGGGTGCCTTGCTGACCGCAGCATTTCCGCGGGTGCTCGGCTACGGCTCCCAGGTGCAGTCGGTGGCCGCCTGGGCACACGCGAGCACCGTCTACCCGCTGATCGTCGGTCATGTCTTCCTCACCTCCTCACTCGACCTGCTGGCCTGGCAGGGAATCGTGTTGCTGGTGGTGATGGCGGCCAGGGGCCGGGTCTGGTCACTGGCCTGGGCAGGGGCGGTCGCCGGCATCGCCTGCTGGAACAAGTTGTTGATCATCCCCCTGCTGGGTGCGTTGGTGATCTCGTTGTTGATCATGCGACGGGATCTGCTGTTCTCCCGGGCCGGTGCCGTCGGCGCAGCGGTCGCGACACTGGTGGGTGGCCCGCAGGTCCTGGCCCAAGCCATGCACGGTTGGCCGATGCGGGCGGTCTCGGGTGATCTGGTGGCGGCCAATGCCGGGGTCAACCGATGGCTGGTGCTACCGCTGCTGGTGGCCTTCGTCGGTCCACCGCTGTTCGGGGTGTGCCTGCGCGGGCTCCGCTGCTCGACGTACCCGTCGCCGATCGGTCTGCTGGCACCGGCGGCGATCGTGCTGGTGGGGTGGAATCTGGTCGCTCCGGCGCAGCCGTACTACGCGGTCGGCCTGTTCCTGTGTGCACTGGCGATCGGCTGGGGGCCGGTGAGTGAGGGCGCCGGGGTGATCTGGCGCCATGCCCGGTCGGTGATCGCTGCGAATGCGGTGATTGGCGCCGTGATCGCACTGCCAGTGCTGCCCGTACCCTCGGCGGTCCACGGGGTCGTCGCCGCGGTCAACCCGGTTGCGCGTGATCAGGTCGGCTGGGCCGACTGGGTCGCGCAGGCTGACCGCGCCCGTGGTGGTACGCCGGCCGCGGTGGTCACCGATGCCTACGCCCTGGCCGGAGCGATTCATTTCTACGGCTCGTCCGCCGGTGAACCGATCGAGGTCGCCTCCGGCCACAACGCCCTGTGGGATCTGGGTCCGCCGGCGGCCGAACAGGTGCTGCTGGTCGGTCCGCGGGCGGTCGCCCGTTCCGCGGACTTCACCGAGTGCCGGGCGGCGGGGCGGCTCAGCGACCTGCACCGCGACTCCTTCGGTGTCGCCGGGTCACCGATGCTGTGGTGCAGCGGACCGATCGGCGGCTGGGCGGCGATCTGGCCGGCCTTTCGTCACCTCGGCGCCTGA
- a CDS encoding permease: protein MRTWVETLQFFGLLLLELVALFTVITFAVVLIDRRIGAETLKRWLSGNRITAPLKGVAVGIITPFCSCSTVPMLMGMLRAGAPFTAAAAFLISSPLIDPVILAMLAVMISWQFMLAYTVVITISSIAIALVWDRLGLANQVRKVIVTGGAVDAGPWRGLASEAKPAIVETLRTLKKLSIPLAIGVAVGAVIHGAVPSSVLAGLGNAAWAIPVAALIAIPLYIRGTAAIPIGLSLVGAGVGIGPIFAMIISGTGASLPEATMLSGIFKPRLLAAFLFSIFAIAVAGGFILPIFT, encoded by the coding sequence TTGCGTACGTGGGTTGAGACTCTCCAGTTCTTCGGCTTGCTCCTTCTCGAGCTGGTAGCGCTGTTCACGGTGATCACGTTCGCCGTGGTGCTCATCGATCGCAGGATCGGCGCCGAAACCCTGAAGAGATGGTTGTCCGGCAATCGTATTACTGCCCCCCTCAAGGGGGTGGCGGTTGGGATCATCACGCCGTTCTGCTCTTGCTCAACAGTTCCAATGCTGATGGGCATGCTCCGGGCCGGCGCACCGTTTACTGCCGCGGCAGCCTTCCTGATCAGCTCACCCCTAATCGACCCAGTCATTCTCGCGATGCTTGCGGTGATGATCAGTTGGCAGTTCATGTTGGCATATACGGTTGTCATCACGATCAGTTCCATAGCGATCGCCCTCGTCTGGGATCGATTGGGACTGGCGAACCAGGTCAGGAAAGTGATAGTCACCGGGGGCGCTGTTGATGCGGGCCCTTGGCGGGGCCTGGCATCCGAGGCCAAGCCTGCCATCGTCGAGACCCTGAGAACGCTGAAGAAGCTCTCTATTCCGCTCGCCATTGGAGTTGCAGTCGGCGCAGTCATTCATGGCGCAGTGCCTTCCTCCGTCCTAGCTGGTCTGGGTAACGCGGCCTGGGCAATACCTGTAGCAGCCCTGATTGCGATCCCGTTGTACATCCGCGGAACCGCAGCTATCCCAATTGGACTATCTTTGGTTGGCGCCGGGGTCGGTATCGGCCCAATCTTCGCCATGATTATTAGCGGGACTGGCGCCAGCCTCCCGGAGGCCACCATGCTCAGCGGCATCTTCAAACCACGCCTTCTGGCAGCCTTCCTGTTTTCGATATTTGCCATCGCCGTGGCTGGGGGGTTCATACTCCCTATTTTCACTTAA
- a CDS encoding SDR family NAD(P)-dependent oxidoreductase: MSLPIRRALITGGTSGIGAAFARALAARGVDLVLVARDSSRLARAQQELSSAYGVRVETLPADLADRDQVETVAARIEDTGTSGVDMVINNAGFGLPGELVTPDQALHDRAFEVMIRSVMVLSAAAARQLRANGGGIIINVSSTAGWITTGNYSAIKSWTTVYSEALANQLRGTGVTVTALAPGWVHTEFHDRAGVDASKLPEAVFVDADRLVAECLRDAAAGKIISVPTPQWAAAIQIARHAPRAGIRWLSRKLSSARE; encoded by the coding sequence GTGAGCCTGCCCATCCGACGCGCCCTGATCACCGGTGGTACCTCCGGCATCGGGGCCGCCTTCGCCCGAGCCCTCGCCGCCCGCGGAGTCGACCTGGTCCTGGTCGCCCGCGACTCCTCCCGGTTGGCCCGGGCCCAACAGGAACTGAGCTCGGCCTACGGCGTCCGGGTTGAGACCCTGCCTGCCGATCTGGCCGACCGGGACCAGGTCGAGACCGTGGCTGCCCGGATCGAGGACACCGGCACGAGCGGTGTCGACATGGTCATCAACAACGCCGGATTCGGGCTGCCGGGTGAGCTGGTCACCCCCGACCAGGCGCTGCACGATCGTGCCTTCGAGGTGATGATCCGCAGCGTCATGGTGCTCAGCGCCGCAGCCGCCCGGCAACTGCGGGCCAACGGCGGCGGGATCATCATCAACGTCTCCTCCACCGCCGGTTGGATCACCACCGGCAACTACTCCGCGATCAAGTCCTGGACCACCGTCTACAGCGAGGCATTGGCGAACCAGTTGCGCGGTACGGGGGTCACGGTCACCGCACTGGCGCCCGGCTGGGTGCACACCGAGTTCCACGACCGGGCAGGTGTGGATGCCTCCAAACTGCCCGAGGCGGTCTTCGTCGACGCCGACCGGCTGGTCGCCGAATGCCTCCGTGACGCCGCCGCCGGGAAGATCATCTCCGTACCCACACCGCAGTGGGCCGCCGCGATCCAGATCGCCCGGCACGCACCACGGGCCGGGATCCGCTGGCTGTCACGCAAACTCAGCTCCGCTCGCGAGTGA
- a CDS encoding FAD-binding oxidoreductase codes for MTGVKHMKWWGWGVDGVAFHYEDKPRFAPFVLEKVGLDITTPGRQPLQFDELTVPASQLTEDLRGQLREIVGEDQVVTEDLERVVHAKGKSVRDLVRIRAGKLGRVPDVVVYPGSHEEVQSLVKFAVDNDLVLIPFGGGSNIAGSLEAPLNEQRTIISVDLGRLDQVLSLDDDAGLATIQAGAQGPDLEEQLNRRGWTLGHFPDSFTHSTLGGWVATRSSGMQSDKYGDIADITRGLRMATPEGTLELRPLPSTSTGPSVREMVLGSEGRLGIITEVTVQVHRVPEVREIQAYFFPSFAAGIRAMHDIARSEAQVTVSRVSDDRETAFSFATQKQSKGMSKYVTAGLMKFLEARGWDIDQLAMSFIGFEGSKSHVTRQKAMVKALIAPHGGFGVGQGPGALYDQKKFDTPYIRDFLLDRGAAADVSETAAPWSKLKPLYDGVIAAAEKAMAEVEREGYIMCHLSHSYHSGACLYFTFAIADDSPDVLQRYDVLKRAVQEAFIAGGGTLSHHHAVGVEHSPWMEADISPVGVQMISSLFNGVDPKQNLNPGKVVHTGQPGISVLSDEQ; via the coding sequence ATGACCGGCGTCAAGCACATGAAGTGGTGGGGTTGGGGCGTCGACGGCGTCGCCTTCCACTACGAGGACAAGCCCCGCTTCGCCCCGTTCGTGTTGGAGAAGGTGGGCCTCGACATCACCACCCCGGGTCGGCAACCGTTGCAGTTCGACGAATTGACCGTCCCGGCCAGCCAACTCACCGAGGACCTTCGCGGCCAGCTCCGCGAGATCGTCGGTGAGGACCAGGTGGTCACCGAGGATCTCGAGCGAGTGGTGCACGCCAAGGGCAAGAGCGTCCGCGATCTGGTACGGATCCGGGCCGGGAAGCTGGGCCGGGTGCCGGATGTCGTGGTCTATCCCGGCAGCCATGAGGAGGTCCAGTCGCTGGTCAAGTTCGCCGTGGACAACGACCTGGTGCTGATCCCCTTCGGTGGTGGCTCGAACATCGCCGGCTCGCTGGAGGCACCGCTGAACGAACAGCGGACGATCATCTCGGTCGATCTCGGACGTCTGGACCAGGTACTCAGCCTGGATGACGACGCGGGTCTGGCCACCATCCAGGCCGGTGCCCAGGGGCCCGATCTGGAAGAACAGCTGAACCGCCGGGGCTGGACCCTGGGCCACTTTCCGGACTCGTTCACCCATTCGACCCTCGGTGGCTGGGTGGCGACCCGATCCTCGGGGATGCAGTCCGACAAGTACGGCGACATCGCCGACATCACCCGCGGCCTGCGGATGGCGACACCGGAGGGGACGCTGGAGTTGCGCCCGCTGCCGTCGACCTCGACCGGTCCGAGCGTGCGGGAGATGGTGCTCGGTTCCGAGGGCCGTCTGGGAATCATCACCGAGGTGACCGTGCAGGTCCACCGGGTGCCCGAGGTACGCGAGATCCAGGCCTACTTCTTCCCCAGCTTCGCCGCCGGTATTCGGGCGATGCACGACATCGCCCGATCCGAAGCCCAGGTGACGGTCTCCCGGGTCTCCGACGACCGCGAGACGGCGTTCTCGTTCGCCACGCAGAAGCAGTCGAAGGGCATGTCCAAGTACGTCACCGCCGGACTGATGAAGTTCCTCGAGGCGCGCGGCTGGGACATCGATCAACTGGCGATGTCCTTCATCGGATTCGAGGGCTCGAAGAGTCACGTCACCCGGCAGAAGGCGATGGTGAAGGCACTGATCGCTCCCCACGGCGGGTTCGGCGTGGGCCAGGGCCCGGGTGCGTTGTACGACCAGAAGAAGTTCGACACCCCCTACATCCGCGACTTCCTGCTGGACCGCGGGGCGGCAGCCGATGTCTCCGAGACCGCAGCCCCGTGGTCGAAGCTGAAGCCGCTCTACGACGGTGTGATCGCGGCCGCGGAGAAGGCGATGGCCGAGGTCGAGCGGGAGGGCTACATCATGTGCCACCTCTCCCACTCCTACCATTCCGGCGCCTGTCTCTACTTCACCTTCGCGATCGCCGACGACTCCCCCGATGTGTTGCAGCGTTACGACGTGCTGAAGCGCGCGGTGCAGGAGGCGTTCATCGCCGGTGGCGGCACCTTGTCCCACCACCATGCGGTCGGCGTCGAGCACTCACCGTGGATGGAGGCCGACATCTCCCCCGTCGGGGTGCAGATGATCAGTTCCCTGTTCAACGGGGTCGATCCGAAGCAGAACCTGAATCCGGGCAAGGTCGTCCACACCGGCCAACCGGGGATCTCGGTGCTGTCCGACGAGCAGTGA
- a CDS encoding lysophospholipid acyltransferase family protein encodes MKRRKRYTSPALATARFVTQQILLRTVLRSVTKVKIHDRKRLDLLHGAFILVSNHSSHLDAPLLITSLPRRLSRLLATGVAMDYFYSSRSRSLPTALFFNSYPIDRSGSGKHRGLSSQLLNDDVPLLIFPEGTRSKTGKMGRFLPGAASLAISNNVPIVPTALVGAGAAMPRGTNWPKRGRPRIDVVFGAPLWPRPGENARQFSNRIRASVQTMHDAMALKVGKPTLGAYARGEVSLQDPAGAPVPSAGTDRTDQKSDSGEVA; translated from the coding sequence GTGAAGAGACGCAAGCGGTATACCTCGCCAGCGCTGGCGACCGCTCGTTTCGTGACCCAGCAAATACTGCTGCGGACCGTTCTCCGCTCGGTCACCAAGGTCAAGATCCACGACCGCAAACGTCTGGACCTGCTGCACGGGGCATTCATCCTGGTCTCCAACCACAGCAGCCACCTCGATGCGCCGCTGCTGATCACCAGCCTGCCCCGGCGACTGTCCCGGCTGTTGGCCACCGGGGTCGCGATGGACTACTTCTACTCCTCCCGGAGCAGGTCCCTGCCCACCGCGCTCTTCTTCAACTCCTATCCGATCGACCGTTCGGGCTCGGGGAAGCACCGCGGCCTCTCCTCGCAGTTGCTGAACGACGACGTCCCCCTGCTGATCTTCCCCGAGGGCACGCGCTCGAAGACCGGGAAGATGGGTCGGTTCCTGCCCGGGGCGGCCAGCCTGGCGATCTCGAACAATGTCCCCATCGTGCCCACCGCACTGGTCGGCGCCGGTGCGGCGATGCCCCGGGGCACCAACTGGCCGAAGCGCGGTCGGCCCCGGATCGACGTCGTCTTCGGCGCCCCGCTGTGGCCCCGACCGGGGGAGAACGCACGCCAGTTCAGCAACCGGATCCGGGCCTCGGTGCAGACCATGCACGATGCAATGGCACTCAAGGTCGGCAAGCCGACACTGGGGGCGTACGCTCGCGGCGAGGTTTCCCTGCAGGATCCCGCCGGAGCACCCGTACCCTCGGCCGGTACGGACCGCACCGACCAGAAGTCAGACTCAGGAGAGGTTGCATGA
- a CDS encoding glycosyltransferase has protein sequence MKIVVLTVGTDGDVVPYAGLGARLAAQGHDVAIATHVSSEQVVRNAGLEFRRLPIDMKEELAPRHGRSGMKIYRMWSIYREHWDELCDASLEACADADLVAVSALGLHGVHIAEALDTPSIGLFLQPLDPTGDFAPPIVTTTSFGRRGNRYAGRAFNGLGQAPVYRKMNQLRGRLGLPRTNPDRWYRGLNKRGWPILYGYSPTIVPKPADWPHFRRPVGYWWAPPLAADWRPPAEVVDFLDDGDKPVFVGFGSMPAVDGQRLAETVAKALRRAGRRGVIQGGWSNLQVKGDDMLTIGPTPHDWLFPRMAAVVHHGGAGTTAAGLRAGVPTVTVPFASDQPFWANRLIKLGVSPGSVGVKRVDAEILAALVSEAVTDPGYSARARLLAGQVRQEDGSAAVLAEMERIAELGRVG, from the coding sequence ATGAAGATCGTAGTGCTGACTGTCGGTACCGACGGAGACGTCGTACCGTACGCCGGTCTGGGCGCCCGCCTGGCCGCGCAGGGTCACGACGTGGCGATCGCCACCCACGTCTCCTCCGAGCAGGTGGTACGCAATGCCGGCCTGGAGTTCCGGCGGCTGCCGATCGACATGAAGGAGGAGCTCGCCCCGCGCCACGGCCGTTCGGGGATGAAGATCTACCGGATGTGGTCGATCTACCGCGAGCACTGGGACGAGCTGTGCGACGCCTCCCTCGAAGCCTGTGCCGACGCCGATCTGGTGGCGGTCTCGGCGCTCGGGCTGCACGGGGTGCACATCGCCGAGGCACTGGACACCCCGAGCATCGGCCTGTTCCTGCAGCCGCTGGACCCGACCGGCGATTTCGCCCCGCCGATCGTCACCACGACCTCCTTCGGCCGCCGGGGCAACCGGTACGCCGGGCGGGCCTTCAACGGGCTGGGTCAGGCGCCGGTCTACCGGAAGATGAACCAGTTGCGCGGCCGACTCGGACTGCCCCGTACCAATCCGGACCGTTGGTACCGCGGGTTGAACAAGCGGGGCTGGCCGATCCTCTACGGCTACAGCCCGACGATCGTGCCGAAACCCGCGGACTGGCCGCATTTTCGCCGGCCGGTGGGTTACTGGTGGGCGCCGCCGCTGGCTGCGGACTGGCGACCGCCGGCCGAGGTGGTCGACTTCCTCGACGACGGGGACAAACCCGTCTTCGTCGGCTTCGGCTCGATGCCGGCCGTCGACGGACAGCGTCTGGCCGAGACGGTCGCCAAGGCGCTGCGCCGGGCCGGTCGGCGCGGGGTGATCCAGGGCGGCTGGTCGAATCTGCAGGTCAAGGGCGATGACATGCTGACGATCGGCCCCACCCCGCACGACTGGTTGTTCCCGAGGATGGCCGCGGTGGTCCACCACGGCGGAGCGGGTACGACCGCAGCCGGCCTGCGCGCCGGGGTGCCGACCGTGACGGTGCCGTTCGCCTCCGACCAGCCGTTCTGGGCCAATCGGCTGATCAAGCTGGGAGTCTCCCCGGGTTCGGTCGGAGTCAAACGGGTGGATGCCGAGATCCTGGCCGCACTGGTCTCGGAGGCCGTCACCGATCCGGGGTACAGCGCCCGGGCCCGGTTGCTGGCCGGTCAGGTACGGCAGGAGGACGGCAGCGCCGCGGTGCTCGCCGAGATGGAGCGGATCGCCGAGCTGGGACGGGTCGGCTGA